Below is a genomic region from Drosophila albomicans strain 15112-1751.03 chromosome 2R, ASM965048v2, whole genome shotgun sequence.
TGGTCACGGGCACAAAGATAAAATTGCCCAGCTTCAGCACGACGGCAATGACGCGAAAAATCGAATTGATCTCATCACAGCTCAGGCCAAGCACGTCCAAAGAGCGCTATAATTAATAAAGGGAGTAATTAGTatagttaaaaaattaaaacatattaagtatcaattgaaaatcattCATTTTGGACTCATTATATTGAGTCGATTGAGGTAAGTATCAATTTATAAGCATTTATATTGGTCTCATTAAACATCAATTGAGGTAAGTATGAAGAAtcaatttaaaagcatttagTTTGGAATGATGCTTTATCAATTGAGGTATCAATTTATAAGCACATTATCAGCTAATGAGCcttgttattcaattaattatgaactgatttaaaagcattttcaatCAATCAGAAGCAGAAATGAGCTTATATCAATTAATGTGAATAGgcaaattattttgcaaatgaacaaacaattaaaaaacgaTTTGTAATCTATCATAAGTGAAAcacaattgaaaacaataaacttagtaaagttttaaattgattataaaCAGTCATTAAAAGCCTTGTCATTAAAACCTTTTAAAATCTCTTGAAAACatctaaattattttgaagttATGACTTTcaacaaaactttaaatggtTTGTAAGCTATAAAGAAGCttaattaatcatttaaaCCTTTTAAGGTCACTTGAAAAGATCTACATTATTGTAAAGTTATGACTGTCAATAAACTGTGTAGAACGCTAAAATTGTTTGGTACTTAAAAGTTGACTTAAAGCTGCTTAAATTCTGAATGCTCTCAAGCAAGTTATGATAATTTAAACTGATGACTTAGACAGCAATTTGTGTAAACTCAGCATTCAAATTTAGCATTGTAATTCCGTAAAACTAAGCGGGATATAAAAGATATTTAGAGTACATTAAATCGTCACCTTTGTGTAGTGAAAGTTGGCGCGATCTTCCTCCATGGCAGTTGTGTTGCGCAGCAGTTCATACTTTTCCACGTTGCGAAAGAGCTTCAAGGATTCTTGAATGAACAAGGCAGCAGATTAATGAAATACcaatgaaaactaaataagTTAACTACTCACTAAGCAGCTGCAAATCCGCACCGAGCAGCAGTTGATAGAATATGTGGAAGTTGCGTTCGCCAATCATGGTGTCCGTGATGCGAGTCTGAGAatgataaaataaagtttataaataaaataagagtcGATAACAATCTTTAAACTTGTGGCAAACAATCAAACCTTTTCCAGCATATCTTGGTAAAGAGCAAGACATGGAAACAACAGTGAATTTTAGTAAGAATAAGTTGAGCTTTAAATGATGATTAATTGAATCCAGGGAAGCTACTTACAGTGTGTGATGTGCACGCCCATGGGATCGCCTTTGAAGTCAATCTCAATGTCAAAGAGCTTGCCCTGTGAAGAGTCAAATTTGGTTAACATAGTTTGAGGTACTATGATATATTCTAAACTTACATATCTGCTGGAATTGTTGTTCTTCAGGGTGCAGGCATTGCCCATGGCCTCCAGGAAGACATCGGCGCAGGTGACGCACTCGCGCAGCCGCTGACTCGGTGACTTGTGGCGTCGATGCAGCGAGGAGCTGGCCGAGGGCGTGGGCGACACTGAACTGCTgccacctccacctcctcctcctccgcctccacTGCCGAGCACCTTGCTCAGCTTATGTGCATCGTACAGCGAGATGCGTTGCGTGGATCCCATGACAGCCTGTCGCTCCGGTTGACTCTCTGTTGAATGCTGTCGCACTAGATTGGAGCAGCTGCCACGCTGATGCACCGTCACTGAGGATGTGAGACGAGTGTTGCTGCCACGCAGCATTTGCAGAGCGGCCTCGCGCTCCTCCTTCTCCAGGCTCTGGGCGCGTGTGCATTTGCTGTGGCCGCACTGGCGACAGCCTGCGTGCAAATACTTGGGCGATGGGCTGTGGGCAGTGTTGTTCACTTGTGTCTGTTGATGCTTGAAGCAGGATTTCGTTGGATGCAAGTGGCTCTGGCCTTGTCCTTGGCTTTGGCCTTGGCTGCCTGCTGACTCCAACAGTGTGCTTATGTTTTCGGTGCTTTTGTGATGCGAAAAATCAAAGTCCACGATCTTCTCGCGCATATGACGTCGCGCCTGTCGCTCAATGCTCTCGGTGCGCGAGCGTGAACACGCTCCTGGTCCTGGGCCAGGAGAAGGCGACTGGCGACGcgacgctgttgttgttgacgcgCTGTTGCCTTGGTTCTTGCAAATGATAAAGTTGGCATTGCCTAAGCAGCTGCTCGAGGCACGTCTGTGGGCATGCAAGACAACGCCGCCGCTTGTGGAGCTGCTCGAGGACTGTTTGCGCAATGGATGCGGATGCGACTGCGACATCGAGCGATCCTGGATGTGTGTCAGGAAATTGACAATCATTTTGAAGGTTTCCGTTTTGCCCGAGCCGCCTTCGCCAGTGAGAAGCACACACTGATCCTCGCTCTGATCCTTGAGCGACTGATACGCCAGATTGGTGAGTCCATAGCTAGAGAGGATTACCATTAAATAAGTGTTTATTTGATAGAGAAGAGGGTAGCTTACATGTGTGGTGGCAGCTGAAAGATGCCTTTATTGCCATAGTTCCGTATGTGTTCCAGCGAGTGCTCGGATATGTGATGATATGGATTCAAAGCCACAACAGAGGTTCCAATGTAGGTCTGCAAGgacaacaattaattaaataaactgaTCTTGCTAAAAATTCCAACTGAATTTCATTGCTACACAAACCATATCCTGCACTTGAGTCTGTGCTTAGCGAAGACACAAACCAGATCGAGCTGTCTGGTACACAACttacatttcaatatataaaataatactcaCATAGATGTGATCGCGTTTATAGCGCTGATGTATGTTGTTTATGAAGCTATCCTCGGAGAGGTTTTCCAACAGCACCGAGTCCCAGGTGCCAATCTCCTGTTCCATcttgccaacaacagcagcaacaacaacaataacgatgacaacagcaacaacaacgacaacggcaacgacgacgacgataaCGATAAATGCAATTGTGCTGCataaacatttgaatttatcaactgcaacaactgctgTAGCTGCAACGAGACACAATTGCAAGAAAATGGGTTGccataattgcataatttatcaTCACCAAATTCGTGTTTTGATTTTCTGATtgaattattgattttcattttctgctGCGACCAGCAACAGTGTGTAGTCTGCTTATCGTTTGGGGGCCTTTTCCCCTTTTGTGGCGCTTGCAGTCCAGTTAAAGTTGTTTATTCCATTTATTTGTGGCGTTGCAGAATGTTGTTCacaatattgttttgttttttgttagttttgttgGCATTTGCAACAGCTTTGTTTACCTTTTCTCACAATATTTGGGCATTTTGTAGAGAAATGCAAAGCACTACGCCAACACTTACGTACCTACGTAATGGCAAAGTCAGCAACGCGTAACGTAGCACATAGCGTAAGTGTAACAGAAGCCAACGAACTCTTCGACGCAAGTTTGCGCTGCTTAACAGTCGATGTTATCAGTGAAATTTTAAGGCAAAGTTACAAATTATAGCTCTTATccatttaaacaaatttattgcctgtttttttcgatttatttattcCAATTTCATCTGCAATAGTTCTAACcaactattaaatttaaaaaatgtttgtttacaTTGGTATTAAAGTGAATTTGAAGTTAGCAGCTGTTTTTTAACATAGGCTTGTAAGcttcacatttaaatattaagaaagAAGCGGGCACACTAATGTCCAATACAAAACATAGCAGCTGTTTGACATAGCAGTGCGAGAGTGTTAATATTGTGTTACCGCTTCAGGCATATTTTGATATGCAACATGCGGGCACACTTATATGCACCCACTACGCacgttttaaataaataaataaatattacatttaaaattcattttaaatgactTTTATTCCACTCCAACGATCTGAACATTTcgaattacaatattttcgtTATTATGTGGCCAAAGGAGTCGCGCCAATTCGCCTAGTTTAATGATGTCCCTGAGCCTCAGCCTCCAACTGCTCCTTGGACTTGTAGCCAACTTGCTCCTCGGGAGTGTGGGGCCAGAAAGTAGGTTTGTTGATGGGATCCAGGGCGGTCTCGGGGAATGCATCGCGATAATCCTCCATGGTCATCTGATCGTATGGCAGCAGAGATTTCAGATGGCTGATTTCCTTCTGATAGTTCTTGATGCGATCCTCCGAACCCTTCTTGTATGCGGCAATCTCGCTCTTTGACTGCTCGATTTCCGTGTCCACCTGCGACGAAACAGTGTCCTTGGGATATGGGACTGACAAAGCTTCGTACTGCTTCTGGAAGCCATCGACGAGACCGGCAACGGGCACCAAACGCTTGTAGTAGGCCCAGTCGATCTTGGGGGGATTCTCTGGGTTAGCCAACACAGAGCGCACATAAATGTCGGACTTGGTCTTGAAGGCGCTGAAGCTGCTCTTCTGGTTGGCAGGCACACGCTCGGCGAGAGCGGACCAGTTGATCGAAGATTGGGCGATGCGACGGGCTGCCATTATTCCAGAGCGTTTGCtgcaaaattaatcaaaattagtTGACGTTCTTCAACATTGAAAATTCGGCCTGcaaaaattatgtaattttgccgcagcaaaaaaaatgcacaacaaATCGGTTATACAATGCAGTATTGTGTGTTTTTAAGTTGCACGTTAACTCTACTGTCGTACGTTTCttatttttcggaattatattcTTTCGAtcgcttgtttttttatatttttctaattttattagTACATACGTTTTTTCACACCACTTACTTGAACAATGTAGTTATTATCGAATCAGCTGAGCAATCGAATAATTCTAATCGAAGCTGTCATCCACTGTTACGTGTTCCTAACATGGTTGCGTTTTAAATTTGGTCACACTGT
It encodes:
- the LOC117576724 gene encoding ATP synthase subunit d, mitochondrial — protein: MAARRIAQSSINWSALAERVPANQKSSFSAFKTKSDIYVRSVLANPENPPKIDWAYYKRLVPVAGLVDGFQKQYEALSVPYPKDTVSSQVDTEIEQSKSEIAAYKKGSEDRIKNYQKEISHLKSLLPYDQMTMEDYRDAFPETALDPINKPTFWPHTPEEQVGYKSKEQLEAEAQGHH